The window CCACATCGCAGCTCCACCGCGCACACATGTGGTCGACGTCGTAACCGTGCGGTATCGGGCCTTTGAATTTCTCGAACACGTAGCGATGCACGGGCATGACGCGCCGCGTGCCTGGTCGCAGGATACGGCCATAAGCGCCGCGGCCGAACGCATCGCCATAGCCGTCGTCGCCACCGAGCCACAGCCAGCAGCCGCACGGCGTCACCCACACGCGATCGGGCGCGAGCAGCTCCTCGATCGTTTCTGGCTGTCGGCGGCGAGGGCTTTTCATCGCGGGCCCGTCATTGCGAACCAGCTCCATATGCCGAGCATCCATGGGAAAATGAAGCCGACATTCAGCACAAAAATGATGCCGAAAAGCTCCAGCAACCGCTCCCCGCGTTCCGCCGCTTCGACGACTTCAACGAGGTATTCCTCCAGCGGATCCCTCATTTCTCCGGTGCCTCGTGATAGCGATCGAGCACGATCAGCGTGCAGCGCGTCTGCGTGCCGTCGATCGTCAGTCGCGTGATTTCGGAATTCGTAATCATCACGCCGGGCACCGGGCATTGCCGCAGCGCGTCTTTCCACGCGCCGTGCTGCCAGTCGCTGCCCTCGAGGTGCTCGGCGACCTTGACCGACTGGTTCGGCACCGCCAGCACCAGCTTGCTGTCCTCGAGCCCGAACTGCTGCAGCGCCTCGGCGAGCTTGATGCTGTTCTTGCGCATCACCGGCGCGACGATCTCGCGCGTGTTGAACAGTCCGAAACCGGCGATCGTGATGTCGCGGCGCGCCTGCACATAGGTGTAGTCCGGCTCGCGCGCATGGCCGTCGTCATCGGTTGTCCTGCTGTCGGCGATCGCCTGGCCGATCGTGTTGCGGCTGGAATTGCGCCAGGCGCGCACCGGCGCCGTCAGGATCCGGTCGACGCATTGCCGATAGTTCGGCTTCGCGTCCTCAACCTCCGGCAGGCTGTCGGCGGTGAAGTTCTCCGTCCACCAGCGCTCCTCGTTGGGGTCGAGGTGCGTGTCCATGGCGGCCGCGAGATCGTCACCGAGCAGGATGGCCGCGCAGGCCAGCAGCGTGCCATAGGTATCCTGCCCGCGCTTGTCGTGGCCGCCCTTTTGCAACGCCTCGGCGAACCGATCGAACTGCTGTTTGAAGCCGAGCCCGCCTTCACCCCAGCCGTGCATCATCAGCGCCAGCACCATCGGCCCGGTCGTTTCCGCGTTCAGCGCGGCCGGCTTCGGCTGGTTGAGGTTGATCGGTCCCAGGCGCAGCACGGCGCAGCGGCTCATGTCCTGCGCGCCGTGCAGCGGGTTGTTGATCGCGGAAAACAGGAAGGCCGAGTACATCTGGAATTGCGAGGCCTCACCCTTGGTCGGGCCGCCGCGGTTGCCGACGTCGCCGCTCGCCGAGGTGCGCATCAGGTGCACCACGTTCTGCAGCTTGCGCGGGTCGCTGTCGGGCTCGAGCTCGTCCAGCGCCACCGGCCGGGCGTCGTGGCCCATGGCCTGGTAGATACCGGCGGCCGTAGTGTCGGCCGATTTGAACAGTGCCTCGCCGAAAATCGCGTGCAGCGCCTTCTGCAGCGTCGACTTGCCGGTCGACCGATCGCCGAGCAGCAGCACCGCCGAACGCCAGTCTAGCGCGCCGCCGAGAAAGGCGTTGCCAATCCACCCCAGCAGCAGGAGCGGATCGATCTCCGGCCGTGTCCAGGTCCATTTGCGGAACGTCTCGAGCAGCACGCGCGCGGGGTTGTCCTCCGGCGTGATCTTCTCCGTCCATGGCTCCGGCAGCGCCGACAGGCGCGGATAGAGCTTGCCCTGGTGCACGCCGGTCGGCAGCTCCTTGAAGCGGCCGCCCTTGTCGGCCATCCAGAGGCGATCACCGGCATGATAGACGAACTGTCCCCCGGCCATGGTCCATCCGCCACGGCCGCGCATCTTGTCGGCCGGCGAGAAGAAACCGCGATAGGCGCAGGCCTTGAACAGCGTTTCCTTGATCTCGTCAGCCTGAAAGCTCGCGATCGGCGGCTTGTATGGCTCGCCCGTTTCCGGGTCGACGCCGGATTTTGCCTTACCCCAGCGCGGGTGCATCCATTTCGGATAATTCGGCGCGACCGCGAACAGATCCTGAATGCCGCTCTGGTTCACTTTGTCGGCCGTCATGCTGCGAAATTGCCCGCGGCTGTCGATGAAATAGAAATTTCCGCCCTCAAACCCGATCGGCTCAACCGGGCATTCGCATCCCTGATCGGTCGGCATGCCGTCGAGCCCGCGCGTCCATTGACCTGCGAGCACCTTGTTGAGCCCGCGCGGCGTCAGCGGCGGCGGATCGGCGCGGAATTTTCGCTGCCGCTCGATCTCGCGCGCCGCCTTGTCCATCTGCACGACGTTGGCAGATGCCCCCCGCGTATTTTTCTTGTTATCGGCCACAGTTTCCCCGCTCACGCCGGCGCCGCCGGCGAGCCTTACGTTGCGAAAATTCGGCTTCCGAGAAACTTCACCCGATAGAGCCCGGATTTGGAGCGATGATCTTCGCTGCAGTAACGTCGGAAGGCATGCTCATGGGTTTCGTCGTCACGCATTTCGAAGCCGGTGCCGATAAGACCGCCTTTCCACGATCCTTTTTCGGGCCCGACTTCTCTGGCGAATTCGAGATTGAGTGCGCGTCTACGCTTCTTTGGCAGGAGAAAGCCGATCCAGCGAAACCATCCGGTGCCGAGCCGCCACTCGCGTTCCTCGGCATACGTCGTCGCCTCGATCGTTTCCCCATCGTAGTCCTCAATCAAGAAGCGGGCTTTGGTCGCGCGATCGATAACTACGCAACG is drawn from Afipia felis ATCC 53690 and contains these coding sequences:
- a CDS encoding HNH endonuclease produces the protein MKSPRRRQPETIEELLAPDRVWVTPCGCWLWLGGDDGYGDAFGRGAYGRILRPGTRRVMPVHRYVFEKFKGPIPHGYDVDHMCARWSCDV